The following proteins are encoded in a genomic region of Primulina huaijiensis isolate GDHJ02 chromosome 3, ASM1229523v2, whole genome shotgun sequence:
- the LOC140972018 gene encoding AT-hook motif nuclear-localized protein 21-like → MEGLDLGSASHFVSQLHRPDLGHLQRSEDESNRGIFSSESTDNSHQGLDLVNSNNNSGDAAARRPRGRPAGSKNRPKPPVIITRESANTLQAHILEVGGGCDVFEVVATYARKRQRGVCILSGTGTVNNVSLQQPEAAGSVVTLHGRFEILSLSGSFLPPPAPPGATSLTIYLAGGQGQVVGGNVVGALIASGPIIIIAASFSNVAYERLPLEEEEALQLQTPPPSHPNSGGGSGGNQFPDPSSMGLPLFNLPLNGQLPNPMDCAWASNSGGRQPY, encoded by the coding sequence ATGGAAGGTTTGGATTTAGGTTCAGCTTCTCACTTTGTTTCTCAGCTGCACAGGCCAGACCTTGGCCACCTTCAAAGATCTGAAGACGAGTCCAATCGCGGTATCTTTTCCAGTGAAAGTACGGATAATTCTCATCAGGGTTTGGATTTAGTCAACTCTAATAACAACTCCGGTGATGCGGCGGCGCGTAGACCTAGAGGGCGTCCTGCTGGATCCAAAAACAGGCCAAAACCACCGGTGATAATAACCCGTGAAAGCGCAAACACTCTCCAAGCGCATATACTGGAGGTGGGTGGCGGATGCGACGTGTTTGAGGTGGTGGCGACCTATGCAAGGAAGCGGCAGAGAGGGGTTTGCATACTGAGCGGGACGGGGACAGTCAACAACGTCAGCTTACAGCAGCCCGAAGCGGCAGGCAGCGTGGTCACCCTCCACGGTAGGTTCGAGATTTTGTCCTTGTCAGGGTCCTTTCTGCCGCCGCCTGCACCACCTGGAGCCACTAGCTTGACCATATATCTGGCCGGTGGACAGGGACAGGTGGTGGGAGGGAATGTTGTGGGAGCTTTGATTGCATCTGGGCCGATCATTATCATAGCAGCGTCGTTCAGTAACGTGGCGTACGAAAGGCTGCCGTTGGAGGAAGAGGAAGCACTCCAGTTGCAGACTCCGCCACCTTCTCACCCTAACTCCGGTGGTGGAAGTGGAGGGAACCAGTTTCCGGATCCTTCTTCGATGGGGCTTCCATTATTCAATCTGCCACTCAACGGTCAGCTCCCAAATCCAATGGACTGTGCATGGGCATCAAACTCCGGCGGCCGGCAGCCATATTAG